The following nucleotide sequence is from Chelonia mydas isolate rCheMyd1 chromosome 5, rCheMyd1.pri.v2, whole genome shotgun sequence.
GCTGAGATGAGATTTCAGTGGAGAAGAGCAGTATGAGGCAAATGTGCAGCAGACACCTGGTGGTCATGCCGATGTCTTCCACTTCTTTTCTTTGTGTGAACCTTGAGCCTGGAGTTTGTTGAGGGTCCTATATAGACTGCTGTGTTTTTCCTTCATGTCTCTGACTTTAAATAAttggctgcagaatttttgtttcatcattttctgggttttttttaaaggtttttcccTCCTGGAGGCttcagtctttttctttctgtataatTCACTGCTTTCTAGATTCTTTTACCACGCTTCCTCCTTTTTGTATTGTTATGAAAGTGACCAAACCCCTTTCACTTATGCTGGATCCACATACATACAGGCTTTTCATGATGCATTAATTTAAAGATCTAATTTAATAAGATCATCCACACTTCAGAAGTGGTAGTGAGAAGACCGCCAATTCATCAAACCCTACACTTTTCTCATTCATCACTTCCTGCATTTGACAGACAAAACTAGTTTAGGAATATTTAAAGTTTTGAGGCCtggaggaagtgggaggaaagggTTGGCCTCAGGGGAGCTGGAACAGTTTGTGTAGTGGGgctgttgagagccattgaaccaaactgtaaaccgtgAAAAtgaaggaaaccacttcaagccagggggtatggTAGCACCTATGTTAGGCCTCCCAAAAATAATGGTAAATTTCAACTTCAGTCATGCAACCTGAAAAGCACACTTAATATGTAGACACCAGAAAATATCGGTATCTTCCTTCTGGGAAAACACAGGAGATAGAGAGTGAGCTCTGAGAGAATggaaacttttttcattttatgtttacTTCCAGATCTGAATGTATATACTGTAGCTGAGCAATCGATGCAGTTAGACGGTGTGAACCTGTTGTCCTGTTGGTCACTCTGAGTAGCTGACAGTGGTGAAAAATGGAGGGTAATTCGTAAAAGAGGATGAGCAATTAGTTACACATACTAGAGAGGTACCCACATGGATGATTGTGATTTACAGGGTGACCAGAAGGAGGTTATGAAGAAAAGTCctgatttgtatttttaagagGCATGTCCCTGGGTTGTAGTCATtcaaagaagtttttaaaaatcaaaatcagtgtTCACCATTTTGGCTAGTTCCTTctcttaacttttttgttttccccttggCGTGGGCAGGGAAATTCTTCTGCTTTGTTTTAGCCTCTTTGTTTCCCTGTGGTcacatttcattttctggttctcttcCCCTAGCACAGACTGTTGTGCTGGATTTTGCCATCATGGCAGGAAAATGTGTTTTCCTCCAAAAAGAAAACTCTTTTCACTGAAATTAGAAAGGAAGAATCACCTGAATaaaccatgaaaacatttctgtgcATATTAATTTGGTTAGAGTCTCCCAAGGCTTCCTGCACTTTGATAAGAAATATCAGAGTCTTGCATCAGCTACATGAAAGTTTCTGAATAGTGCAGAGAAAGCAGACTTACCAGAGCCCCCGGATTGCCACGCACTACACTCCCCATTCTCGCATTACTTTCCATGGGTGTTGGGGATGTTTATCCCACACGAGGGTGAAGTCCAGAGAAGATGttgaggagagagggaaataagTACTGTAGTATGAATACTAGGAGAGGATAAGGTAACAAAGTAATCAGAGGGTAATGTGGAGCGGGGGAGCCAAATCATCTTTTTCAGTAAATCTATATGGTGACAGCAATTTAGCGGCACTGGAATACTTGTTGTTGTATggctgctgaaagccattgaacaaaactgtaatcACTGTATATGATGGAGACCATGCATTCACTTGCTAATATTACGTGATGCTGCTCAACcccagcacccctacttccatCTTCCCTGCAGCAAGTAGGCAAAGAACCAGTCTATTATTTGAGAAAAGTTGGTTACAAGGGCCTCAGAGCCTACTGCAGAGGATCCATGCAGGGGTAGAGCCCTCTGCTTATGCCTTTTATCTGTGCCAcatggaagtgtgtgtggggtgagATGAGGTGCCATGGAGTCAGAAGCTTTTGCACCCAGTTCCCTCTCGGGGTGTTCTCCATACAGTTATGATCCATGTGTGGGGTCTGGAATGAGCAGACGCGCATTGAGCTGGGGCAGTGCTACTCCAGGTCTGGTGGGTGCATCTCTCCATGTCAGCTGCACAAAAAGGACACCTACAGAGAGTGTCTGAGGCAACTGCAGTCTGAAGGAAACCCTGGTATCATGGCTGTAATGGAACCTCGCTGACAGGGACCGGAACGGGGCTCTGAGTGGTCCCAGCAACTGATGCAGAAACTCAGTAGCTCTGTGTGAAAAGACCTAATGTTCTGTGTAGAAGCCACAGGCTCATCTGCTTCTATGATGAAGGCTGGGGACAAACCTGTGAGtatcccctcctgcctgccagcggaAGGATAAGAGAGAGCTGAAGTGGGGATGTATTATTAGCAtgttcctccctttttatccccctgtgGTTGGCTTTCCCACAGGAAGGCGTGAAATCTTAGATGATACATGTCATCAGATGGCTTCTTCAATAGATGAATGGATTGTTTTCCACATAGCACAGCTCATAAACAATATGATGGGATGAATGTCAGGAGGTTCCCCATTGCACTCCATGGGCAACAAAGCAGTTAGAGTCTGAAGAGTTTGAATGCCTCCAAGTGTTATATGATGGCCATGTTCCATCAGAGGGGGGGGGATAAATTATGGGGGTGGTGATTTTGTAATCCTTGACTTTTTCATGCAGTCTAATTTTGCTCTTATTATTCTCAGATGATTGTGTTGTGTCAATATAACCTTTGGCTCCAACTACATGAAGGAATGAATGAAGGGAGAAAGATTTGGGCAGGAAAGAACTTGGACAGCTGATGGCTACAGCTCTTGGAATAAACTGCACCACAAGAAAGGAGAGGCATTTGTTTTAAGAGTTAACTCCTTGTACATGCCTCTAAACCAGCAGGTCCCAAACTGAGTTTCTGAATCAGTGGCAGTACATGGAGTACTGGGTGATGGTCTTCAGAGAACTGGGAGATCCCACGTTCCTTTAAAGACCGCTAAAATTATATAAATGCGTTTCTAGTACTACCTTTCTTTGTAAGCATTTGGTGTACCTGCCACACAAATGTTACCTGATcctgaatgggaggggaaaggatcaATTTTTGTAAGATGAGGCCCACATAATGAtatgtttgagaacccctcagCTAAAGAGAACAGAGGGCAAAAGCTTCTGCAGTGCTGCCAtctgttgactgtgaagaatttAGTCTCCTATTAGAGACATCATAGTTTGGACTGTGttagaaaagggatttaaaatggGACATACCTTCCTGGTTTTTTTCCCAAAGGCAGTCTTTTCCCAATCAGTGTAAAAAttcacacacactttgtttttttactatttgAACATTTAATGTAGTGGTTGTTTGAcatctttaaaaacttttaaataagaaatctCCAGATTTAGAGTGTGACTTAAAGTAATGCTAGACAATGATGGGACTGAGTAATAGCTCTTCAAAAATACTATCTACATACCCGAACTTGGCAAAGAGATCCTTACAAGATTTGGTCCAAtggatggtttttgtttttgttttttgctttcagGTAATTTTTAACTATTGGGTTTAGGGTAATTTTTAGTCATTCACAGCTCAACTGAAATTTTGATGCACTGTGCTCCTTCAGCTGGTGGTTGTTGGTGCAACATGCAGTCCCTAAGCACACACGCTTGTTTTGGGAGCACCCGGGGGAGagcaaagggaagcagcagcagatgcttaCAAGCCTGAATGACAGGAGAGGTTGGGTATGTACAAGCTTGATAGTGTTTGTGAGCCAAGTGTACCCAAACCTGACTGGTGGAGAGGGAAAATTAGACCCACATAAGCCTCCctgatggtggtggtgtgggAGATACGGAGTCTGCGTACATGGAAACCTGACAGTTCACACACATCtcattggggaggaaggggacaagCAACTTTGTACCACGACAGCCTGAAGTCTTCCCCTTAGGATGCCTGTGTCTCCATCCTCCCTTTCATTTCATCACAATGAGCTACTGCTCCAAACACTTGCAACTACAAATGTTGTGGGTGAAAATGATCTGTTAACGGGCAGAAACAAAAAAGCTGCAGAGTTGAGGTTGTGGTGTGTGGTCTGTTGGAGTGGTAAAACTAGTTACCCAAGCTATTTTTCTTATGGAGTCACTGCTGAATCAGGGTTTATGTTCACAATGTACTTGAGCATGTTCTCAAGTTTAACTACTTATGTCAAAGGAAACCTTgtgtacttaaagttaggcaaatGTTTACAAGTCCTTTTCTGAACTGGAGTCTTAAGGTAAAACAAGAGAAGATTTTTATTGggtctctgtttttttaaaaaatctacttAGTATAAATCACTACTGCTGTAGGTTGCTATTttgtagaaataaatatttatttataaatattataaaacctctgaaaaaataaataaaagcaatacattaatattgtgaataaatataaatggatCAACATAAAAACACTTTTACAAATCCAGTAAAATGATCAGAAAATCTTTTCACAGTGCAGGAAAAGAATATatatttgcactagtttaaaattTCAGAGTGCCTAATTATAAGTGATCTAGAAACTGGgatattcttctttctttgttatcCTTGCCACAAAATACACCTCCAGAAGTTTCCCTTGCTTATGAGTCCCTGGCAGGATCTTTCCATGCGACTATCTTTCCAGGCAGCTAGTGAGGGTATTTTGCATGAGATGTAGGCAGAGGTGAAAATAAGGCGGCCCGGTCTGGTCCAATATAACGGCAAGAGCCGGTACACCATGCCATACTAGACCAGCTTCATGAGGCTGGCCATTTAAAGGGTCTAGGGCTCctggcagcggccagagcccctcGGTAGCGGAGGCAGCTCAGgctgtgatttaaagggccctttaaatccccaccgaaGCCCCTGGCTGCCGCCGCTAcaccgggggctctggcagggggctcGGAGAgtgatttaaagagcccggggctccagccgatgcagggagccccaggccctttaaatctccaccaaAGCCCTAAGCCCCGGGGTAGCGGAGGCAGCCGAGAGCCCCTGGGGCTCTGTCCGagatttaaagggtccggggctccacTGCGGTAGCAGTGGACggagccctaggccctttaaatcactcccAAGCTCCGGGAcacccagccgcctctgcagctggtagcccAGGATTTAAAGACCTGGGATTTAAAGGCTGGGCCTCTTCCGGTTGAAGCCACGCCTCTTACAGTTGAGGcctaccccctgctcaggactctgtcataccggtaagtcctttaagttactttcacccttgGATGTAGGAAATCTGTTGGAGGATCTCGTGGATGGCCACTTTGGCAGTCTCTTTCTGGGTTTCTCTGGGCTTGAGAAAATTTTGGGGCCATGTTAGGTGTCTTTCTTCATTCTGCCTTTGGAGGAAAATTATACTTCCATTTTTTTTGGAAATTGTCCTGGTTCATATTTGTTATGCCGAAGCGAAGCCTGTTACAGTAAAGAGgtaagatttcatttttaaaagcagcccAAGGCAAATTCGGAGCAAACGCGTAATATCAATGATTAAGAAATAGTAAGGTTTTTCTCCTTCGGTTCAAATACTGCGCTGTCTTCTGcaatattttcagcaaaatcttctgttttacatATTCTCATGTGAATAAATCAGTCTTGGTAATGGCAAGGAGGCTATAAATAGTGCAGTTGAAGTTTGGCAGTTTGCTTAATTCAAGATGGACTGAGAGGAGTCTCGAAAGCTGCTGATTCGAGAATCAATTTAGAGAGGAAGGACTCCAGTGGAGGTGCAGTTTCATTCAGCTGTTTTCATAGCATCATTACTGGAAGCATCACGTGCTGGAATGAAAAAGGGGAATGGTTCAAAAATGGAGAGATTCAAATGCCAAATAGAGGCCATCTTTTTCTAACCAGATGTCAAATCCTAAATCCTGAGCCTTCGTGCACTTGTCATCTTGTCACAATTTGTTGTTACTAAAGCTGTTGAATTTAGCGGtaaccaaaagaaagaaaagcagaataaGAACCCTTGGCCATCCCTATGTGCAAAATGAGCTGATGGAATAGAAGAGTGTGAACACAGACCCCCCGTTTTCTGGTGTCCTAACTGGAACGTTGTCTAACGAGGCAGTTGTTGAAACGGGGCTTCTCACTGTTCTTTTCTATTTGGCATAGTTAGTTATCACTTAACAATATTTTGTCTTTAGTTAGCAGTTATGATAtatttgtgtattttttcatATAGAATATTGTGTGTGGTAGAGAAGCACTAAATTATATGCTACTGTGAGGAGATTTGAGCACGCGTTTGAAATAGCTGTATGCATAAAATTACTGTGGGAGAAAGATTGGGCCCGACGTATTAGGAGTTATAACCCTATCAGCCATCTTTCACCAGCTGTTTTATTCAAATAATATTATTTGAGTttttctaggaaaaaagaaaagatggtaCCTTCATTTTCAAGTCTCTTGGTGAGTTTGTCGAGCATGAGGAAACATCTGGATATTTCCACACGGATGATCTCCCAGGCACACCggctgtattgcttttctttcaggaaatccTCTATTGTCTGGAAGTATCTCTTCAGTTTGAGGCTGGTGAGCAGGAGGTTCTCATTTCCTGGGTAGGTTACCTCCTTTTCCATCTCAGCACTCAAACACGTCTCCAGCTTCTCAATCTGCTGGTGAAGTCCATTTTGGAATTCCTTTATGGAAGTCCCATTCCAGGCAGCTTGGGTGAGATTGTTGTTAAAGATATGGAAGAGCTCTTGGAGGATCTGCTGGATGGCTACCTTGGCATTCTCTTGGTGGGACAGTCGGAGCTTGAGGATATCTTTGGGCTTGGAAGCTGTCCCTTCATTTAGACATTGGAAGGGAAAGTTGCCACCCATTTTCTCCAGACGCTCTAAACTCTCACTGTTCATTCTGGTTTGTAGAACATGCAGCCTGTTACAGTCCAGACATGAGATTTCCCTGGAGAAGAGCAGCACGAGGCAAAATTGCAGCAAACTCCTGCTGATCATGATGATGTCTTAGATTCCCTGTGTTTGTGTAGAACTTGAGCAACTGGTGTCTGTTCAAGGTCTTCTGTAAACTTTTGTGTTTTCGACCCCTGTCTCTGAATTTAAGCATTCTGtcagaaaagatttttctttcatcACTTTCTACTTTTCAAGGTTTTTTCTGCTTGAGGTTTTTACTTTTGGTTTCCTTCTTTTTAGTTAGTGGAAGCGAACAAGGCATTAGAAGAACCAAATCACAGTTGGTAACTACTTTAATATTACTGAACCCCAACATTTCTTTCCTTCGGTCCCCCCTGCCCTCTTAGATAACGAAAATGTAAAAGGTAAGAAGAATATGATGATGAACAGTGTCATCCAGTTACAGGTTAGAGTAGGGACCTGTCTGTCTACTCCCAAGTTCCTGTAGTTAGCACCGCTAGTCAGGGTCTGAATGTCTGTCACATCAGCAAGACTATCCATGCTTTTAAGTGATAACAATGAATTTTGGCAGATGGGGGGAACTACTGCAGAGCTTCTTTTTGCTAGACTCTGCAAATAACAGCAGTGAAGTGATGTGTAAAGCTGCTGTTCCTTCACTTTGCCAGCAGGTGGAAAACTTTCCCTTTCTGGTGTGGCACTCAAAATCAGAAAAGCCTGCTATGCTCTGGCTgtctcattccttccttccagCCTTTGAGAGGGAGTAATACTATAGGGACCTCTTAATATTTGATAAGCCTGGAAAGAATTTCTGTGGGAGATTGGGGCCAGAGAAGTCTCTATTAATCTCTCGCAATTTCCTGGccatttgaaatatgagagatGAAAAACGATGTGTGTAGGCCAATACCAGAGGATGGACAGAGAGCAGGTTTACTTAAGAACCTGATACCAGTTGTGAAAAGCCCAAGGAACAGGTACAGTTGAAGGGTGTGAACATGCTGTCTTCTTGGGCACTTCTGAGTAGTTCCCAGTGATGTAGTGTAGTGACATGGAAGGGAGTTGTCCAAAAAGATTGTGTGGCTGGTAATAAATATGCTAGAGCGACTGACATAAATGCATcctatgctatgcatccgatgaagtgagctgtagctcacgaaagctcatgctcaaataaactggttagtctctaaggtgccacaagtactccttttcttttgacataaATGAATGTcactttcaaatgtgtttgcctTTTCACCATTCAAGCTTCAttcttttttcaatgtgcatttcaCTGAGCTTGGACACTGAAATTCAAGTGGTCTGATGAGTGTTTGCAGCCTTCTTTCTGTAgcaagtttcactttctgtttttcatACCATAGCACTAGGCTGTCATGTTGGAGTTTCCATCAGTGAAGGGGAATGGTTTTCAACccaaaaattgaaaaggaatgttttcatattaattttaaagaaggaaaagtaGAAAAACATGACCATATTTCTGTTCGTGTCACTTCTTttacatctccctctcccatcacctcgagcacttttaaaaatcataatctaGAGTTTTGCCTGAACGATTTGGAAATGTCACTTTAAAGAATGCAGTTTATTGTACATAAGTATACCACATAAGGGACCCAATCATACCAGAGGCGCTGCACCCCAATCTTGCATTTACTCCACTGGGAGTTCTGCGTGTGCATTTCCTGGCAAGTTGAAGCTTCAGGAGATAATAGTTATGTGAAGGAGAGAAATTAAATAATCTGAATTTAAGCTTTTCCTGTTAAATTAAGAAAGCTATGGGAGGAAAGACACATAGTCTTTCAGCATATTTTCATCAGTAATGAGCCTGTTTTCCGGGAAAGGTTAGATGGAGACtgagctggttgaaatatttgCTCGAATTTGATTAAATCCTGTCcatttaaatttcagtgaaaatagcaGGAAATattattggaatttttttttctgtgtcagCCAGCTTAATTTGAATATGAAATAAGAGATTAGTTTAGCCCATTTTCctatttgcaaataatttgcaaagaaattcagaatttgccaatgtatttattttaaatgatttgacAAATGATTTATACACATTCCACTCTGATTGCTCAGGACCTTGTCACCACATCTTTTCCCTTTGCTGTTCATAATTTGCTACTTGTTCTGTGTGATGGTTCACCTGAGTCAATGCTATTGTGTCTGTTCCTGGGATGGTTGCCTTCAAATTCAAAACTGCTTTCCAGATGGCTGCAGGAACTTTTCTGGAAAAAGtctctttaaaatatgtatttatatgagTGTTTCTTATACTTTCTGACTGCAGAGATATTCTTTTCCAACAAAAACTCACACgtacaaatatttcagaaaatatttacaaagggccaaacatttttcataaagGTTTAATCAGTCTCAAATGTTCAGGCTGTGGCTGAATTATGTGGTTAGCAGCGCTACTGTTGACTGATAGCTCTTCAGAACTACTATCCACCTACACCAAACTTGGTAGAGAGGAGGATCCTCACTAGATCTGATGCCACCGGCAGGTTTATTACTATAATTTTAAATGTTGGGTTTAGGTAATTTTTAGGCATTGTTGATGTTATAACTGAAAGTTTAATCCATTCTGTGCACCAAACTGGTTGTTGGTGGCAAGGAGCACACACGCCTGATGTGGAGGGTGTGGAGGGGTGGcaccagctggtcagaaaactggGGGATAGAATTGCTGACTTGAGTGTACACAAGCCTGATTCATATGgcttgatttttgtgtgtgtatgtgtgtgtgtgtgtgtcaggcggaggccgggggaagggggggagtctCTGTAAGACTTGTTAATTTTAAAGTGATATTATGAAGTTGTTGTCATGAAATTTCATCATCGTAGGAAACCTCTTTCTATGTGTATCCATCCGGTTGGACAGGACCTCGAGAAGGTACTCACTAGGCTGAGGACAACGGGAAACCAGTTGGGAAACCAGTTTGGTGAAGTTGGTGTTGAGGAGAATGGGGATTAGGAGTGGAAAGTTACTGAAGGTCAACAAAGAGCAGATGACAAAACCAAAAGGTTCTAAAAGAAATCACAGGGGGAAGACCCACAGGACATTTGGgcaagaggaaggaaggggatgaacTGGCCAAGGCCAGGTTATGTGAGCTGGAGGAGAATGCTCTGTTTTTGTGCGTATAAGTGATGCATTGCAACAGAAGGATGTTGGATGACCCCAAGTGATTCTGATACAGGCTCATAGAATGGCCTGGTGtgttgaggaaactgaggcagggaattgcGGATAGGGTTTacaatttttgttccattttctgtATTTCCGAGTGATTAAGTAAATAGCAATAGCgtgttagaatcctgtgcaaagtgtctCCGTATTATAATCTACACGTACTACATGGCCCCTGGAAGAGGTAAACACCTCTGGGTATATTTCTGGGAGAGGACATGTTAAAGCACATTCTGAGCTTCAAAGACTTCCCAGTTGACATGTtagatgagcccccacttgtaacgtTGACAGGCTGAAGTTGTcagcgggcaggattgaaccttggACATTTGAACCTTAGTGTATGAGCCTTGACTGTGTGAACATGTCATAATGCGTCTTAAGCCAGGGTTGTAGCTCTTCAATCTCTAAATGGTTCAGGTGCCAGTAGAGggtgacagagcaccacaccaaccAGGCACGGGTTGTATATTTCCCCTCACTGAGGAAGCCCAAGCCAAGCTTCAGAGATTTCCCAGCTGAtatcccagctagggtgaccagacagcaagtgtgaaaaatcgaagcggggggtaataggtgcctagaTAAGACAAAGCTCCAAATATGGGGA
It contains:
- the LOC119566681 gene encoding interferon beta-like — translated: MISRSLLQFCLVLLFSREISCLDCNRLHVLQTRMNSESLERLEKMGGNFPFQCLNEGTASKPKDILKLRLSHQENAKVAIQQILQELFHIFNNNLTQAAWNGTSIKEFQNGLHQQIEKLETCLSAEMEKEVTYPGNENLLLTSLKLKRYFQTIEDFLKEKQYSRCAWEIIRVEISRCFLMLDKLTKRLENEARDASSNDAMKTAE